One region of Parambassis ranga chromosome 21, fParRan2.1, whole genome shotgun sequence genomic DNA includes:
- the slc39a10 gene encoding zinc transporter ZIP10 isoform X1, translated as MKQLRECKLHKTVTAPHIVAPGLGAKQEVTYLGTKSEGTMRVHAHTKFCFLCVFTFLFHQCNHCHGDEHGHQHAGHHHGDHNQAHSDLQISEAPYVRGATVPPLSKSPQGDALEEEQRFYIQQLFRRYGQKNRLDFQGFQSLLFSLGLGEVKVVGVDHNDLGHDHVAHLDLLDMQEGLHSHSDTDEGHNHGHGHGHSHHKPGSPHEHTEGVPTRCTQTTVASPAAGAPTKQAHDHDHDHEHNHDHVHDDGHDHDHVHDDGHDHGHNHDHVHSDGHDHDHDHSDHDSSHTHNVKTGTEIAPIKQEQMPTAHLEPSQAPQKLKSSPSPAQSRPKKPRKPSKIRGLHGRTSLSPSASPSEEHDHKHDHSHDHDHRHGQGNSHKDKREAPGGDATPTLLGPLQSGHAGGLSHQHEECLNLTQLLHYYGLNPESLISPRQFTYLCPALLYQIDSRVCIRHYHQMEVEQEALEPVSSVWVWIWGFVSITIISLLSLLGVVLVPILNQSCFKFLLTFLVALAVGTLSGDALLHLLPHSQGQHDHSEHGTSHDGDLITAFDGVWKGLTALAGIYLLFIIEHCIGMYKHYKDQGGLKKVSEEGKIGRKLSDHKLNRRSDAEWLHLKPLNEDPDSTTISCDNSHNDTQLTELQTPDSPSNRTPLAPSSTNPQQELQSPTKENGRKAKQHSHGHGHSHGHSHGGNCHSDQEMKDAGIASIAWMVIMGDGMHNFSDGLAIGAAFSANITGGISTSVAVFCHELPHELGDFAVLLKAGMSVKQAIVYNLLSALMAYVGMLIGTAVGQYTHNVTNWIFAITAGMFLYVALVDMLPEMLHGDSEDHKRCQLGHFILQNLGMLTGFGIMLLIAIFEDRIVFDFGF; from the exons GGGACGAAAAGTGAGGGGACAATGCGAGTCCACGCACACACCAAgttctgtttcctgtgtgtgttcaccttcCTCTTTCATCAGTGCAACCACTGCCATGGAGATGAACATGGCCATCAGCATGCTGGACATCACCATGGTGACCACAACCAGGCACACAGTGACCTGCAGATTTCGGAGGCTCCATACGTGAGAGGTGCAACTGTGCCCCCATTGTCCAAGAGCCCTCAAGGGGATGCTCTAGAGGAAGAGCAACGCTTCTACATCCAGCAGCTGTTTAGGCGCTATGGCCAAAAGAACCGGTTAGATTTCCAAGGATTTCAGAGTTTGCTGTTCAGTTTGGGTCTGGGAGAAGTAAAAGTTGTAGGTGTGGATCATAATGATTTGGGCCATGATCATGTTGCCCACCTTGACCTGCTGGATATGCAGGAAGGGCTGCActcacattcagacacagatgaaGGCCATAATCATGGGCATGGTCATGGGCATTCACATCACAAGCCAGGTTCcccccatgaacacacagaaggAGTTCCCACGCGATGCACTCAGACTACTGTTGCAAGTCCTGCTGCTGGTGCACCTACAAAGCAAGCCCATGATCACGACCATGATCATGAACACAATCATGATCATGTACACGATGATGGACATGACCATGATCATGTACACGATGATGGACATGACCATGGACACAATCATGATCATGTACACAGTGATGGACATGACCATGACCACGACCACAGTGATCATGACTCCAGTCATACTCATAATGTGAAGACAGGCACAGAAATTGCTCCCATCAAACAGGAGCAGATGCCCACTGCCCACCTAGAGCCATCCCAAGCCCCTCAGAAGCTAAAGTCGTCTCCTTCCCCAGCACAAAGCCGGCCAAAGAAGCCCAGAAAGCCATCAAAGATCAGAGGACTGCATGGGCGAacttctctttctccatctgCATCACCTTCTGAAGAGCATGACCATAAACATGACCACAGTCATGACCATGATCATAGACACGGACAGGGCAATTCTCATAAAGATAAGAGAGAAGCACCAGGAGGGGATGCCACACCCACGTTGCTGGGCCCTCTACAGTCTGGTCATGCGGGCGGGTTGTCACATCAGCATGAGGAG TGTTTGAACCTCACTCAGCTGCTCCACTACTATGGCCTGAACCCTGAATCACTCATCTCCCCTCGGCAGTTCACCTATCTGTGTCCTGCCTTGCTCTACCAGATTGATAGTCGAGTCTGCATCCGCCATTACCACCAGATGGAGGTGGAGCAAGAAGCCTTGGAGCCTGTCAGCTCAG TGTGGGTCTGGATCTGGGGCTTTGTGTCCATCACCATCATTAGCCTGCTCTCTCTGCTGGGTGTTGTACTCGTGCCCATCCTCAACCAGTCCTGCTTCAAGTTCCTGCTCACCTTTTTGGTAGCTCTGGCTGTGGGCACGCTTAGTGGTGACGctctccttcacctgctgcctcaT TCACAAGGGCAGCATGACCACAGCGAACATGGAACAAGCCATGATGGTGATCTTATAACAGCCTTTGATGGGGTGTGGAAGGGACTAACGGCATTGGCCGGCATCTACCTCCTCTTTATCATTGAACACTGTATTGGCATGTATAAACACTACAAAGACCAAGGG GGCTTGAAGAAGGTCAGTGAGGAGGGCAAGATCGGCAGGAAGTTGTCAGATCACAAGTTAAATCGTCGCTCAGATGCAGAGTGGCTGCACCTGAAGCCACTCAATGAAG ACCCTGACAGCACAACCATCTCCTGTGACAACAGTCACAACgacacacagctcacagagCTCCAGACACCTGACTCTCCCAGCAACAGGACGCCACTAGCACCATCCAGCACAAACCCTCAGCAAGAACTCCAGTCACCCACTAAGGAGAATGGCCGCAAAGCCAAGCAGCACAGTCATGGACATGGACACAGTCATGGCCACTCTCATGGAGGAAACTGCCACTCAGACCAGGAGATGAAGGATGCTGGTATAGCCAGCATTGCCTGGATGGTCATCATGGGAGACGGCATGCACAACTTCAGTGACGGCCTTGCTATAG GTGCAGCATTCAGTGCGAACATCACAGGCGGTATCAGCACATCAGTGGCTGTTTTCTGCCATGAATTACCCCATGAACTTG GTGACTTTGCAGTGCTGCTGAAAGCCGGGATGTCGGTAAAGCAGGCCATTGTCTACAATCTGCTGTCCGCCCTCATGGCCTACGTTGGCATGCTGATCGGCACAGCTGTGGGCCAGTACACGCACAATGTCACTAACTGGATCTTCGCCATCACAGCTGGCATGTTCCTTTATGTGGCTCTGGTGGATATG CTGCCAGAAATGCTTCATGGAGACAGTGAGGACCACAAGCGCTGCCAACTGGGACACTTTATCCTCCAGAACCTGGGCATGCTGACCGGGTTCGGTATCATGCTGCTCATCGCCATCTTCGAAGACCGCATTGTTTTTGATTTTGGCTTTTAG
- the slc39a10 gene encoding zinc transporter ZIP10 isoform X2, whose translation MRVHAHTKFCFLCVFTFLFHQCNHCHGDEHGHQHAGHHHGDHNQAHSDLQISEAPYVRGATVPPLSKSPQGDALEEEQRFYIQQLFRRYGQKNRLDFQGFQSLLFSLGLGEVKVVGVDHNDLGHDHVAHLDLLDMQEGLHSHSDTDEGHNHGHGHGHSHHKPGSPHEHTEGVPTRCTQTTVASPAAGAPTKQAHDHDHDHEHNHDHVHDDGHDHDHVHDDGHDHGHNHDHVHSDGHDHDHDHSDHDSSHTHNVKTGTEIAPIKQEQMPTAHLEPSQAPQKLKSSPSPAQSRPKKPRKPSKIRGLHGRTSLSPSASPSEEHDHKHDHSHDHDHRHGQGNSHKDKREAPGGDATPTLLGPLQSGHAGGLSHQHEECLNLTQLLHYYGLNPESLISPRQFTYLCPALLYQIDSRVCIRHYHQMEVEQEALEPVSSVWVWIWGFVSITIISLLSLLGVVLVPILNQSCFKFLLTFLVALAVGTLSGDALLHLLPHSQGQHDHSEHGTSHDGDLITAFDGVWKGLTALAGIYLLFIIEHCIGMYKHYKDQGGLKKVSEEGKIGRKLSDHKLNRRSDAEWLHLKPLNEDPDSTTISCDNSHNDTQLTELQTPDSPSNRTPLAPSSTNPQQELQSPTKENGRKAKQHSHGHGHSHGHSHGGNCHSDQEMKDAGIASIAWMVIMGDGMHNFSDGLAIGAAFSANITGGISTSVAVFCHELPHELGDFAVLLKAGMSVKQAIVYNLLSALMAYVGMLIGTAVGQYTHNVTNWIFAITAGMFLYVALVDMLPEMLHGDSEDHKRCQLGHFILQNLGMLTGFGIMLLIAIFEDRIVFDFGF comes from the exons ATGCGAGTCCACGCACACACCAAgttctgtttcctgtgtgtgttcaccttcCTCTTTCATCAGTGCAACCACTGCCATGGAGATGAACATGGCCATCAGCATGCTGGACATCACCATGGTGACCACAACCAGGCACACAGTGACCTGCAGATTTCGGAGGCTCCATACGTGAGAGGTGCAACTGTGCCCCCATTGTCCAAGAGCCCTCAAGGGGATGCTCTAGAGGAAGAGCAACGCTTCTACATCCAGCAGCTGTTTAGGCGCTATGGCCAAAAGAACCGGTTAGATTTCCAAGGATTTCAGAGTTTGCTGTTCAGTTTGGGTCTGGGAGAAGTAAAAGTTGTAGGTGTGGATCATAATGATTTGGGCCATGATCATGTTGCCCACCTTGACCTGCTGGATATGCAGGAAGGGCTGCActcacattcagacacagatgaaGGCCATAATCATGGGCATGGTCATGGGCATTCACATCACAAGCCAGGTTCcccccatgaacacacagaaggAGTTCCCACGCGATGCACTCAGACTACTGTTGCAAGTCCTGCTGCTGGTGCACCTACAAAGCAAGCCCATGATCACGACCATGATCATGAACACAATCATGATCATGTACACGATGATGGACATGACCATGATCATGTACACGATGATGGACATGACCATGGACACAATCATGATCATGTACACAGTGATGGACATGACCATGACCACGACCACAGTGATCATGACTCCAGTCATACTCATAATGTGAAGACAGGCACAGAAATTGCTCCCATCAAACAGGAGCAGATGCCCACTGCCCACCTAGAGCCATCCCAAGCCCCTCAGAAGCTAAAGTCGTCTCCTTCCCCAGCACAAAGCCGGCCAAAGAAGCCCAGAAAGCCATCAAAGATCAGAGGACTGCATGGGCGAacttctctttctccatctgCATCACCTTCTGAAGAGCATGACCATAAACATGACCACAGTCATGACCATGATCATAGACACGGACAGGGCAATTCTCATAAAGATAAGAGAGAAGCACCAGGAGGGGATGCCACACCCACGTTGCTGGGCCCTCTACAGTCTGGTCATGCGGGCGGGTTGTCACATCAGCATGAGGAG TGTTTGAACCTCACTCAGCTGCTCCACTACTATGGCCTGAACCCTGAATCACTCATCTCCCCTCGGCAGTTCACCTATCTGTGTCCTGCCTTGCTCTACCAGATTGATAGTCGAGTCTGCATCCGCCATTACCACCAGATGGAGGTGGAGCAAGAAGCCTTGGAGCCTGTCAGCTCAG TGTGGGTCTGGATCTGGGGCTTTGTGTCCATCACCATCATTAGCCTGCTCTCTCTGCTGGGTGTTGTACTCGTGCCCATCCTCAACCAGTCCTGCTTCAAGTTCCTGCTCACCTTTTTGGTAGCTCTGGCTGTGGGCACGCTTAGTGGTGACGctctccttcacctgctgcctcaT TCACAAGGGCAGCATGACCACAGCGAACATGGAACAAGCCATGATGGTGATCTTATAACAGCCTTTGATGGGGTGTGGAAGGGACTAACGGCATTGGCCGGCATCTACCTCCTCTTTATCATTGAACACTGTATTGGCATGTATAAACACTACAAAGACCAAGGG GGCTTGAAGAAGGTCAGTGAGGAGGGCAAGATCGGCAGGAAGTTGTCAGATCACAAGTTAAATCGTCGCTCAGATGCAGAGTGGCTGCACCTGAAGCCACTCAATGAAG ACCCTGACAGCACAACCATCTCCTGTGACAACAGTCACAACgacacacagctcacagagCTCCAGACACCTGACTCTCCCAGCAACAGGACGCCACTAGCACCATCCAGCACAAACCCTCAGCAAGAACTCCAGTCACCCACTAAGGAGAATGGCCGCAAAGCCAAGCAGCACAGTCATGGACATGGACACAGTCATGGCCACTCTCATGGAGGAAACTGCCACTCAGACCAGGAGATGAAGGATGCTGGTATAGCCAGCATTGCCTGGATGGTCATCATGGGAGACGGCATGCACAACTTCAGTGACGGCCTTGCTATAG GTGCAGCATTCAGTGCGAACATCACAGGCGGTATCAGCACATCAGTGGCTGTTTTCTGCCATGAATTACCCCATGAACTTG GTGACTTTGCAGTGCTGCTGAAAGCCGGGATGTCGGTAAAGCAGGCCATTGTCTACAATCTGCTGTCCGCCCTCATGGCCTACGTTGGCATGCTGATCGGCACAGCTGTGGGCCAGTACACGCACAATGTCACTAACTGGATCTTCGCCATCACAGCTGGCATGTTCCTTTATGTGGCTCTGGTGGATATG CTGCCAGAAATGCTTCATGGAGACAGTGAGGACCACAAGCGCTGCCAACTGGGACACTTTATCCTCCAGAACCTGGGCATGCTGACCGGGTTCGGTATCATGCTGCTCATCGCCATCTTCGAAGACCGCATTGTTTTTGATTTTGGCTTTTAG